One part of the Lepeophtheirus salmonis chromosome 14, UVic_Lsal_1.4, whole genome shotgun sequence genome encodes these proteins:
- the LOC121129373 gene encoding uncharacterized protein, which yields MFFKLASTLCLAFAVAQGAPSAPSSYGAPPPSYGAPPPPPPPQPAYGAPTAPQPTYAAAGQAEPAAPEPTPPYAFNYAVLDAESGNDFSAEEQAEGGIVSGEYKVKLADGKIMTVSYTVEGDSGFVADIVTELPEASTGDGAGSGYGAPAPLAQYLPSYAK from the coding sequence atgtttttcaagcTTGCTTCTACTCTTTGTCTTGCCTTTGCCGTTGCTCAAGGAGCTCCATCTGCTCCTTCCTCATATGGAGCACCCCCACCATCCTACGGAGCACCACCACCACCTCCTCCACCTCAACCTGCTTATGGAGCACCAACTGCTCCTCAACCAACCTATGCTGCTGCTGGACAAGCTGAACCTGCTGCCCCTGAACCAACTCCTCCTTATGCTTTCAACTACGCTGTTCTTGATGCTGAATCCGGAAATGACTTCAGTGCTGAGGAACAAGCTGAAGGTGGAATCGTCTCTGGTGAATACAAGGTCAAGCTTGCTGATGGAAAAATCATGACTGTGTCTTATACCGTTGAAGGAGACAGTGGATTCGTTGCTGATATTGTCACTGAACTTCCTGAAGCCTCTACTGGTGATGGTGCTGGATCGGGTTATGGTGCTCCCGCTCCTTTGGCCCAATATCTTCCCTCTTATGCCAAATAA